One segment of Rhizobium leguminosarum DNA contains the following:
- a CDS encoding ABC transporter permease, with amino-acid sequence MSAGRSGSDLRFDWIGMLFACLLTLFIALPLIVVGTWAFTEVWRYPSVIPQQFGLRFWGQTLARPDVWDALFLSLRLTTTVTILSAVICLPAAYAFARMRFPGRNILFLSFLASHAFPKFGLLVAIAGIFLQLGLISTFWGVVLIQLVGTLMLMIWIPVAAFQNVDRRMEEAARDAGATPLRVFWSITLPQAGPTIAAALLLTFVGTFYETEGAWLIGAPQVRTMPVLMISFINNQIVVQYGAVLSVMLWVPSFIALMFARRVIGTGAFARGFGA; translated from the coding sequence ATGAGTGCCGGTAGATCGGGCTCGGATCTTCGCTTCGACTGGATCGGCATGCTCTTCGCCTGCCTCCTGACGCTGTTCATCGCGCTGCCGCTGATCGTCGTCGGAACCTGGGCCTTCACCGAAGTCTGGCGTTATCCATCGGTGATCCCGCAGCAATTCGGCCTGCGTTTCTGGGGCCAGACGCTGGCGCGTCCGGATGTCTGGGACGCGCTCTTTCTCAGCCTGCGGCTGACGACGACGGTGACCATTCTTTCCGCCGTCATCTGCCTTCCCGCAGCTTACGCCTTTGCCCGCATGCGCTTTCCCGGCAGGAACATCCTGTTCCTGTCGTTCCTCGCATCGCATGCCTTCCCGAAATTCGGCCTGCTCGTCGCCATTGCCGGCATCTTCCTGCAGCTCGGTCTGATCAGCACCTTCTGGGGCGTCGTGCTGATCCAGCTGGTCGGCACGCTGATGCTGATGATATGGATCCCGGTCGCAGCCTTCCAGAATGTCGACCGGCGCATGGAAGAGGCGGCGCGCGATGCGGGTGCCACGCCGCTGCGCGTCTTCTGGTCGATCACCCTGCCGCAGGCCGGACCCACGATCGCAGCCGCACTGCTTTTGACCTTCGTCGGGACCTTCTACGAGACCGAAGGCGCCTGGCTGATCGGCGCGCCTCAGGTTCGCACCATGCCGGTGCTCATGATCAGCTTCATTAACAATCAGATCGTCGTGCAATACGGCGCCGTACTGTCAGTCATGCTGTGGGTGCCGTCCTTCATCGCATTGATGTTCGCACGCCGCGTGATCGGCACCGGCGCATTCGCACGAGGCTTCGGCGCGTGA
- a CDS encoding ABC transporter ATP-binding protein produces the protein MAHLSIEGVSKLFGTTFAVRDFSLEVGDGELVCLLGPSGSGKSTLLRMIGGFERPSGGTIRIDAKDVTTLPPERRPTGMVFQSHALWTHMDVFNNIAFGLKLRRLPKAEIRQRVEDALALVGLADYGRRMTTQLSGGQQQRVALARSLVLEPKILLLDEPFASLDQHLRERLREEVRDIQQRLGITTLFVTHGQDEALALADRIVVMRDGRTEQIAPPSTIYRQPQTAFVAGFIGSMNFVQSGIGNGVCEHPLFPLAVPIEDGPVTLAARPEALTIHPSGRVDAATVHRTVDFGTHKMVDVDLADGTRLKAMVAPDDRIRAGMKVEPSFASFFVFRDNELVHQSMPAKGDVQIEELLRV, from the coding sequence ATGGCACATCTTTCGATCGAAGGCGTTTCGAAGCTGTTCGGGACCACCTTTGCCGTTCGCGACTTCTCGCTCGAAGTGGGAGACGGCGAACTCGTCTGCCTGCTCGGCCCTTCCGGTTCCGGCAAGTCGACGCTTCTCCGGATGATCGGCGGCTTCGAGCGCCCGAGCGGCGGAACCATCCGCATCGACGCGAAGGATGTGACGACGCTGCCGCCCGAGCGGCGCCCGACCGGCATGGTGTTCCAGAGCCATGCGCTCTGGACGCATATGGACGTCTTCAACAATATCGCCTTCGGCCTGAAGCTCCGCCGGCTGCCGAAAGCGGAAATCCGGCAACGCGTCGAGGATGCCTTGGCCCTGGTCGGCCTCGCCGATTACGGTCGCCGGATGACGACGCAACTCTCCGGCGGCCAGCAACAGCGTGTCGCCCTTGCCCGCTCGCTGGTGCTCGAGCCGAAGATCCTTTTGCTCGACGAGCCATTCGCCAGCCTCGACCAGCATCTGCGGGAAAGGTTGCGGGAGGAGGTGCGCGATATCCAGCAGCGCCTCGGCATCACCACGCTCTTCGTCACGCACGGTCAGGACGAGGCCTTGGCGCTTGCCGACCGCATCGTCGTCATGCGCGACGGACGCACCGAACAGATCGCGCCGCCAAGCACCATCTACCGGCAGCCGCAGACGGCCTTCGTCGCCGGCTTCATCGGCTCGATGAATTTTGTCCAGAGCGGCATCGGAAACGGTGTCTGCGAGCATCCGCTCTTTCCGCTGGCTGTTCCCATCGAGGACGGACCGGTGACGCTGGCCGCCCGCCCGGAAGCGCTGACGATCCATCCCTCGGGCCGGGTCGATGCCGCGACAGTCCATCGCACCGTCGATTTCGGCACCCACAAGATGGTCGATGTCGATCTTGCCGACGGCACCCGCCTGAAGGCGATGGTGGCGCCGGACGATCGGATCCGGGCCGGGATGAAGGTCGAGCCGAGCTTCGCCAGCTTTTTCGTCTTCCGCGACAACGAGCTCGTCCATCAGTCGATGCCGGCAAAGGGCGACGTTCAGATCGAAGAGCTGCTGCGAGTCTAA
- a CDS encoding inositol monophosphatase family protein: MTSSPISARLSPTASSRLVVLAEAVLKAGETARGSLRRRTSQEMLAKAPRDYQTEIDVAVERIIVDEMTKAFPDYAIQGEEAVGNRIAGPETPVIYIDPIDGTTNYAWGIPHFGMTISIVESGSLVMGVVYDAMQDELFSAEIGGGAYLNGERIRCTDVGDIENVLVGAGLPIPGQVKAVAEETYFEAIKRLMANTAGVRRLGSAALSIAYVACGRLDGFFEDGLAIHDFGASALMVEEAGGIVTRFSGAEVNGRGDILAASKALHPWLLEGFQGKA, encoded by the coding sequence ATGACATCCTCCCCGATTTCCGCGCGTCTTTCCCCGACCGCCTCGTCCCGCCTCGTCGTGCTTGCCGAAGCGGTATTGAAGGCGGGCGAAACTGCCCGCGGCTCCCTGCGGCGGCGCACATCCCAGGAAATGCTCGCCAAGGCGCCACGCGACTATCAGACCGAAATCGATGTCGCCGTCGAGCGGATTATCGTCGACGAGATGACGAAGGCCTTCCCGGACTATGCCATCCAGGGCGAGGAAGCCGTCGGCAACCGCATCGCGGGTCCGGAAACGCCTGTTATCTACATCGACCCGATCGACGGCACGACCAATTACGCCTGGGGCATTCCGCATTTCGGCATGACGATCTCGATCGTCGAAAGCGGCAGCCTCGTCATGGGCGTCGTCTATGACGCCATGCAGGACGAACTCTTCAGCGCCGAAATCGGCGGCGGCGCCTATCTGAACGGCGAACGCATCCGCTGCACCGATGTCGGCGATATCGAGAACGTACTCGTCGGCGCCGGTCTGCCGATCCCCGGCCAGGTCAAGGCGGTTGCGGAAGAAACCTATTTCGAGGCAATCAAACGCCTGATGGCCAATACGGCGGGTGTGCGCCGCCTCGGCTCGGCGGCACTGTCGATTGCCTATGTCGCCTGCGGCCGGCTGGACGGATTCTTCGAGGACGGACTCGCGATCCATGATTTCGGCGCCTCAGCGCTGATGGTCGAAGAGGCGGGCGGCATCGTCACGCGTTTTTCCGGAGCTGAAGTCAACGGGCGGGGCGATATCCTGGCCGCCAGCAAGGCGCTGCATCCCTGGCTGCTGGAAGGCTTCCAAGGCAAGGCGTGA
- a CDS encoding ribokinase has translation MRAYIIGNVAIDETVAVPELPVIGASILGNAEGSDLGGKGTNQAVVMARCGVPTTLVAPVGRDARADTIRHYLADEPLRSELIEMEDASSDVSIIFRLPGGENAIVTTTEAAQSLSLSDVRQTLSTAARGDLMMLQGNLSDQTTRDVLEHARAIGMVTAFNPSPVRAYFSDLWGLIDIAFLNKGEAQALTGTTGRDAAEYLLSRGPREIVLTLGGDGATLVYRHDSIEVPAQVCDVVDTTGAGDTFMAAALASCALRGQRLDRLAIEHAVAAAAITVSRHGTRKAFPTISELEAILR, from the coding sequence ATGCGCGCCTACATAATCGGTAACGTCGCCATCGACGAAACCGTCGCCGTCCCCGAACTTCCCGTCATCGGCGCCTCCATCCTGGGCAATGCCGAGGGCAGCGATCTCGGCGGCAAGGGCACGAATCAGGCGGTCGTCATGGCCCGCTGCGGCGTTCCAACAACGCTGGTGGCGCCCGTCGGCAGGGATGCAAGGGCTGATACGATACGTCATTACCTCGCGGATGAGCCGCTTCGGAGCGAACTGATCGAAATGGAAGATGCATCGAGCGACGTCTCGATCATCTTCCGGCTGCCGGGCGGCGAAAATGCCATCGTCACGACGACGGAAGCGGCGCAGAGCCTGTCCCTTTCCGATGTCAGGCAGACCCTGTCGACAGCCGCTCGCGGCGATCTCATGATGCTGCAGGGCAATCTGTCCGACCAGACGACCCGCGACGTCCTCGAACATGCAAGAGCGATCGGCATGGTTACCGCCTTCAATCCCTCGCCGGTGCGCGCCTATTTCTCCGATCTCTGGGGGTTGATCGACATCGCCTTCCTCAACAAGGGCGAGGCGCAGGCCCTGACGGGAACGACAGGCAGGGATGCAGCCGAATATCTGCTGAGCCGGGGCCCGCGCGAAATCGTCCTGACGCTGGGCGGCGACGGCGCGACGCTCGTGTACCGTCACGATAGCATCGAAGTGCCCGCCCAGGTCTGTGATGTTGTGGATACAACGGGCGCAGGCGATACGTTCATGGCCGCAGCACTGGCATCCTGCGCGCTGCGCGGGCAGCGGCTGGACAGGCTAGCCATCGAACACGCAGTTGCAGCCGCAGCCATCACCGTCTCAAGACATGGAACAAGAAAGGCATTTCCGACCATTTCCGAGCTTGAAGCGATCCTGAGATAA
- a CDS encoding TenA family protein — MAAESLSDRILRENDAVLGAMLSHRFVEDVKNDRLSKEAFQRYLVYEGAFVDSAISIFAYAAATANTMPQKRWLIAVLDALANEQIAYFERTFASRGIDPSSFDTGIAEVETFRAGMLEIARQGGFLDTVAAMFAAEWMYWTWCRQAASRPISDPLLKEWVDMHVDPNFAAQAQWLKNELDVAGETLEEDEKARLSAIFDRAMQLEIDFHDAPYL, encoded by the coding sequence ATGGCGGCAGAAAGCCTTTCAGACCGCATCCTGCGCGAGAACGACGCCGTCCTCGGCGCGATGCTCAGCCATCGCTTCGTCGAGGACGTCAAGAACGACAGGCTGAGCAAAGAGGCTTTCCAGCGTTATCTCGTCTATGAAGGCGCCTTCGTCGACAGTGCCATCTCGATCTTTGCCTATGCGGCGGCGACCGCCAACACGATGCCGCAGAAGCGCTGGCTGATCGCGGTTCTCGATGCGCTCGCCAACGAGCAGATCGCCTATTTCGAGCGCACCTTCGCCAGTCGCGGCATCGATCCCTCGTCCTTCGATACCGGCATCGCCGAGGTCGAGACCTTTCGCGCCGGCATGTTGGAGATCGCCCGCCAGGGCGGCTTCCTCGATACGGTCGCGGCGATGTTTGCGGCCGAGTGGATGTATTGGACCTGGTGTAGGCAAGCAGCCAGCCGCCCGATCAGCGATCCCCTCTTGAAGGAATGGGTCGACATGCATGTCGATCCGAATTTCGCCGCCCAGGCGCAATGGCTGAAGAATGAACTCGACGTGGCAGGAGAAACGCTGGAAGAGGATGAAAAAGCGCGGCTCAGCGCGATCTTCGACCGGGCGATGCAGCTCGAGATCGATTTTCACGATGCGCCTTACCTTTAA
- a CDS encoding BtpA/SgcQ family protein encodes MQEISDRPSNAIRDIFGRDKVLIGMIHCPAFPGAPRYRGAAMDAIYDACMRDAEACMEGGLHGLIIENHGDVPFSKPEDIGPETTGFMSVVTDRIARAAGIPLGVNVLANAPIPAFAIAMAGGAKFIRVNQWANAYVANEGFMEGRAAEAMRYRSLLRAEHIKVFADSHVKHGSHAIVADRSIQELTRDLAFFDADGVIATGQRTGNSATMEEIEEIGAATHLPLLVGSGVNKDNIVDILGRTNGVIVASSLKHGGVWWNPVDIERVRAFRAAAEPGLEG; translated from the coding sequence ATGCAGGAAATTTCGGACAGGCCGTCGAACGCCATCAGAGACATCTTCGGCAGGGATAAGGTTCTGATCGGCATGATCCATTGCCCGGCCTTTCCGGGCGCGCCGCGCTACCGGGGGGCTGCGATGGATGCGATCTACGATGCGTGCATGCGCGACGCCGAAGCCTGCATGGAGGGCGGCCTGCATGGGCTGATCATCGAAAATCACGGCGACGTGCCGTTCTCCAAGCCCGAGGATATCGGCCCGGAGACGACGGGCTTCATGTCTGTCGTCACCGACCGGATCGCGCGCGCCGCCGGCATTCCGCTCGGCGTCAACGTCCTTGCCAACGCGCCGATCCCGGCTTTCGCCATCGCCATGGCCGGTGGCGCCAAATTCATCCGCGTCAATCAATGGGCCAATGCCTATGTCGCCAATGAAGGCTTCATGGAGGGCAGAGCCGCCGAAGCCATGCGCTACCGCTCGCTGCTGAGAGCCGAGCACATCAAGGTCTTTGCCGACAGCCACGTCAAGCATGGCAGCCACGCCATCGTCGCCGACCGCTCGATCCAGGAGCTGACGCGCGATCTCGCCTTCTTCGATGCCGACGGCGTCATCGCCACCGGCCAGCGGACCGGCAATTCGGCGACGATGGAGGAAATCGAGGAGATCGGCGCGGCGACGCACCTGCCGCTGCTCGTCGGCTCCGGCGTCAACAAGGACAATATCGTCGATATTCTGGGCCGCACCAATGGCGTGATCGTCGCCTCCTCGCTGAAACATGGCGGCGTCTGGTGGAACCCGGTCGATATCGAGCGGGTGCGCGCCTTCCGGGCTGCCGCCGAACCAGGGCTGGAGGGTTGA
- a CDS encoding glutamine amidotransferase, translated as MTKKILLVGESWVSSATHYKGFDQFGSVTFHLGAEPLVKALAGSAFELTYMPAHEAVEKFPFDMAGLDAYDAIILSDIGANSLLLPPDVWLHSRTVPNRLKLLKAWVEKGGGLLMVGGYFSFQGIDGKARWRRTPVEDTLPVMCLPYDDRVEIPEGTVAEVMKPEHPTMRGLEGAWPVLLGVNEVEVRDRADVEVVARLPQDQGGHPLLVVGTHGTGRTAAWTSDIGPHWLSPAFCEWEGYGRLWKNILGWLTEKQA; from the coding sequence ATGACCAAGAAAATCCTCCTTGTCGGCGAGAGCTGGGTTAGCTCCGCTACCCATTACAAAGGCTTCGATCAGTTCGGCAGCGTCACCTTCCATCTCGGCGCCGAACCGCTGGTGAAAGCACTCGCCGGCAGCGCCTTCGAGCTCACCTATATGCCGGCGCATGAGGCGGTGGAGAAGTTCCCCTTCGATATGGCGGGGCTCGACGCGTACGACGCCATCATTCTCTCCGATATCGGCGCCAATTCGCTGCTGCTGCCGCCGGATGTGTGGCTGCATTCGCGCACGGTGCCGAACCGGCTGAAGCTTCTGAAGGCATGGGTGGAGAAGGGCGGCGGCCTGCTGATGGTCGGCGGATACTTCTCCTTCCAGGGCATCGACGGCAAGGCGCGCTGGCGGCGCACCCCCGTCGAAGACACGCTGCCCGTCATGTGCCTGCCTTATGACGACCGCGTCGAAATTCCCGAGGGAACCGTTGCCGAGGTGATGAAGCCGGAGCATCCGACGATGCGGGGTCTCGAGGGCGCCTGGCCGGTGCTTCTCGGCGTCAACGAGGTCGAAGTGCGCGACCGCGCCGATGTCGAGGTCGTCGCACGCCTGCCTCAGGATCAGGGCGGCCATCCGCTGCTCGTCGTCGGCACGCATGGCACTGGGCGGACGGCGGCCTGGACGTCGGATATCGGCCCGCACTGGCTGTCGCCTGCTTTCTGCGAATGGGAAGGCTACGGCCGGCTCTGGAAGAACATCCTCGGCTGGCTCACTGAAAAGCAGGCATGA
- a CDS encoding phosphotriesterase family protein has protein sequence MSEQTAESLSEAHVRSGKVMTVTGPISADALGVTLMHEHILNDCRCWWHAPKTPERQYLAESFVCMEILGELRQDPFVNKHNITLDDEQLAIAELKDFAAEGGRTVVEPTCKGIGRDPLALQRISKASGLNIVMGAGYYLGSSHPEGVAAMSVDDIAREIVREAREGVDGTGVRIGLIGEIGVSSDFTSEEEKSLRGTARAQVLTGLPLMVHLPGWFRLGHRVLDVVAEEGADLRHTVLCHMNPSHDDIAYQSELAERGAFIEYDMIGMDFFYADQQVQCPSDEEAARAIVRLVEAGYLDRILLSHDVFLKMMLTHYGGNGYAYILRHFLPRLQRHGLDRTVLDEMMRSNPRRVFHAEA, from the coding sequence ATGAGCGAGCAGACAGCAGAAAGCCTGTCCGAAGCGCATGTCCGATCCGGCAAGGTGATGACCGTCACCGGTCCGATTTCGGCGGATGCGCTCGGCGTGACGCTGATGCACGAGCATATCCTCAACGACTGCCGCTGCTGGTGGCACGCGCCGAAGACGCCGGAACGGCAATATCTGGCGGAAAGCTTCGTCTGCATGGAGATCCTCGGCGAACTCCGGCAGGATCCCTTCGTCAACAAGCACAATATCACGCTCGACGACGAACAGCTGGCAATCGCCGAGCTCAAGGATTTCGCAGCAGAAGGCGGCCGTACGGTGGTGGAGCCGACCTGCAAGGGCATCGGCCGTGATCCCCTGGCGCTCCAACGCATCTCGAAAGCATCCGGTCTCAACATCGTGATGGGGGCGGGTTATTACCTCGGCTCCTCACATCCGGAAGGCGTCGCGGCAATGAGCGTCGATGACATCGCACGGGAAATCGTCCGCGAGGCAAGAGAAGGCGTCGATGGCACCGGCGTCAGGATCGGCCTGATCGGCGAGATCGGCGTCTCCTCGGATTTCACCTCCGAGGAAGAAAAATCGCTGCGCGGCACTGCCCGGGCGCAGGTGCTGACCGGACTTCCGCTGATGGTGCATCTGCCGGGCTGGTTCCGTCTCGGCCACCGCGTGCTTGACGTGGTGGCGGAGGAGGGGGCGGATCTCCGCCACACCGTGCTTTGCCACATGAATCCGTCGCATGACGACATCGCCTATCAGAGCGAGCTGGCGGAGCGCGGCGCCTTCATCGAATACGACATGATCGGTATGGATTTCTTCTATGCCGACCAGCAGGTGCAGTGCCCGAGCGACGAGGAGGCGGCGCGCGCGATCGTGCGTCTCGTCGAGGCCGGTTATCTCGACCGGATTCTTCTCTCGCACGACGTGTTTCTGAAGATGATGCTGACGCACTACGGCGGCAACGGCTACGCCTATATCCTCCGCCACTTCCTTCCCCGTCTTCAGCGCCACGGCCTCGACAGGACGGTTCTCGACGAGATGATGCGCAGCAATCCGCGCCGCGTCTTTCATGCCGAAGCCTAG
- a CDS encoding ABC transporter permease, with protein MTAYTERGHGSRVADFFGEHAQVLSIAIFFLACMIFFSIGSETFFTLGNILNIVRQAAPILIVAIAMTFVIITGGIDLSVGSQVALVNAVAAIVMAMGVPWPSVVIGMLVLGAFMGLVQGWFTAYQGIPAFIVTLAGLSILRGLALYLTQGYSIPIKDAPGFFALGRGEILSFPIPAIIAVIIAILGYVVITATKYGRQVVAVGSNAEAARRVGMPAKWIIASVYIISGVACAVAGLLIAARLGSGSSNAAVGFELQVIAAVVLGGTSLMGGRGTILGTVLGTLTIAVIGNGLILMHISPFFTQIVTGAIILVAIWLNTRIFTANFHFRLGRKG; from the coding sequence ATGACGGCTTATACCGAACGCGGTCATGGCTCGCGCGTCGCCGATTTCTTCGGCGAACACGCACAGGTCCTGTCGATCGCCATCTTCTTTCTGGCCTGCATGATCTTCTTCTCGATCGGCAGCGAAACCTTCTTCACGCTCGGCAATATCCTGAACATCGTGCGCCAGGCTGCTCCCATCCTGATTGTCGCCATCGCCATGACCTTCGTCATCATCACCGGCGGCATCGATCTGTCGGTCGGCTCGCAGGTCGCCCTCGTCAATGCGGTCGCGGCGATCGTTATGGCGATGGGTGTTCCCTGGCCGTCGGTGGTCATCGGCATGCTCGTGCTCGGCGCCTTTATGGGCTTGGTCCAGGGCTGGTTTACCGCCTATCAGGGTATTCCGGCCTTCATCGTCACGCTTGCCGGCCTGTCGATCCTGCGCGGCCTGGCGCTCTATCTGACCCAGGGCTATTCCATCCCTATCAAGGATGCACCGGGCTTCTTCGCGCTCGGCCGGGGCGAAATCCTCAGCTTCCCGATCCCGGCGATCATCGCCGTCATCATCGCCATTCTCGGTTATGTCGTCATCACCGCGACCAAATATGGCCGGCAGGTCGTGGCGGTCGGCTCCAATGCGGAGGCGGCGCGGCGTGTCGGCATGCCCGCCAAATGGATCATTGCCTCGGTCTATATCATCTCCGGCGTCGCCTGCGCGGTCGCCGGGCTGCTGATCGCCGCTCGCCTCGGTTCCGGCTCGTCCAATGCCGCCGTCGGTTTCGAGCTGCAGGTGATCGCTGCCGTCGTGCTCGGCGGAACGTCGCTGATGGGCGGACGGGGCACCATCCTCGGCACCGTACTCGGCACGCTGACTATTGCCGTCATCGGCAACGGCCTGATCCTGATGCACATATCGCCGTTCTTCACCCAGATCGTCACCGGCGCCATCATCCTCGTCGCCATCTGGCTGAACACGCGCATCTTCACGGCCAATTTCCATTTCCGGCTGGGCAGGAAAGGATGA
- a CDS encoding ATP-binding cassette domain-containing protein yields the protein MIESGQRDIAAAGSGGVASSGTGTSGGTRSDPRISLRGIRKSFGSHQALRGVDLDIFPGECLGLVGDNAAGKSTLTKIISGTYIPDAGTITMEGEEVRFSGPADARGRNIEMVFQDLSLCDHIDVVGNLFLGRELSRGPFLDTRTMLAEARKMLDSLEIRIPRLTGKVAQLSGGQRQAIAIARAASFKPKVLIMDEPTSALAVAEVEAVLALINRVKANGVSVILITHRLQDLFRVCDRIAVMYEGTKVAERQIGSTNLEDLVRLIVGEGARQ from the coding sequence ATGATCGAAAGCGGACAGCGTGACATCGCTGCCGCCGGTTCCGGAGGGGTCGCATCCTCCGGAACCGGAACATCCGGCGGCACCCGATCCGACCCGCGCATCTCGCTGCGCGGTATCCGCAAGTCGTTCGGCTCGCACCAGGCCCTGCGCGGCGTCGATCTCGACATCTTCCCCGGCGAATGCCTGGGCCTTGTCGGCGATAACGCCGCCGGCAAATCGACTCTGACGAAGATCATCTCGGGAACCTACATTCCCGATGCCGGCACCATCACTATGGAAGGCGAAGAAGTTCGCTTCTCCGGCCCCGCGGATGCGCGTGGGCGTAACATCGAAATGGTCTTCCAGGATCTCAGCCTCTGCGATCATATCGATGTCGTCGGCAATCTCTTCCTCGGCCGCGAACTCAGCCGCGGACCGTTTCTCGACACCAGGACGATGTTGGCCGAAGCACGCAAGATGCTGGATTCGCTTGAGATCCGAATACCCAGGCTGACCGGCAAAGTCGCCCAGCTCTCCGGCGGGCAGCGTCAGGCGATCGCCATTGCACGCGCCGCCTCGTTCAAGCCGAAGGTGCTGATCATGGACGAGCCGACGTCTGCACTTGCCGTCGCCGAGGTCGAGGCGGTTCTAGCCCTGATCAACCGCGTCAAGGCAAATGGGGTTTCGGTGATCCTCATCACCCACCGGCTGCAGGATCTCTTTCGGGTCTGTGACCGTATCGCGGTGATGTACGAGGGCACGAAGGTGGCCGAACGGCAGATCGGCAGCACCAACCTCGAAGATCTCGTCAGGCTGATCGTTGGTGAAGGAGCCAGACAATGA
- a CDS encoding substrate-binding domain-containing protein, with protein MTLNLTRRTMIAAAGFTALTFIGLSGAAAQEKKTIALVQINQQALFFNQMNEGAQKAADAAGVKLVIFNANNETTAQNSAIETYVQEKVSGLAVVAIDVNGIMPAVKQAADAGIPVVAIDAILPDGPQKAQIGVDNAAAGADMGKYFLDYVKANMGGKAKLGVVGALNSFIQNIRQEGFEKTLKGVDGIEMAGVVDGQNIQDNALAAAENLITANPDLTAIYATGEPALMGAIAAVQSQGKQDKIKVFGWDLTAEAIAGIDAGFVVAVVQQDPAAMGGAAVDALVKASAGEAVTKTISVPITIVTKENVEPYRAVFK; from the coding sequence ATGACACTGAATTTGACAAGACGAACGATGATCGCAGCCGCCGGCTTCACGGCATTGACCTTCATCGGCCTGTCCGGCGCCGCGGCCCAGGAAAAGAAGACCATCGCGCTGGTGCAGATCAACCAGCAGGCGCTTTTCTTCAATCAGATGAATGAGGGCGCCCAGAAGGCGGCCGATGCCGCCGGCGTCAAGCTGGTGATCTTCAACGCCAACAACGAGACGACCGCGCAAAACAGCGCGATCGAAACCTACGTGCAGGAAAAGGTCTCCGGCCTTGCCGTCGTGGCGATCGACGTTAACGGCATCATGCCGGCCGTCAAGCAGGCGGCCGATGCCGGCATTCCGGTCGTCGCCATCGACGCCATCCTGCCTGATGGTCCGCAGAAGGCGCAGATCGGCGTGGACAATGCCGCGGCCGGCGCCGACATGGGCAAATACTTCCTCGACTACGTCAAGGCGAACATGGGTGGCAAGGCCAAGCTCGGCGTTGTCGGCGCGCTGAACTCGTTCATCCAGAACATCCGCCAGGAGGGCTTCGAGAAGACCCTGAAAGGCGTCGACGGCATTGAAATGGCCGGCGTCGTCGATGGGCAGAACATCCAGGACAACGCCCTTGCGGCGGCTGAAAACCTGATCACCGCCAATCCTGACCTGACGGCGATCTACGCCACCGGCGAACCGGCCCTGATGGGGGCGATCGCCGCCGTCCAGAGCCAGGGCAAGCAGGATAAGATCAAGGTGTTCGGCTGGGATCTGACCGCCGAAGCCATTGCCGGCATCGATGCCGGCTTCGTCGTCGCCGTCGTCCAGCAGGATCCGGCCGCAATGGGCGGTGCCGCCGTCGACGCGCTCGTCAAGGCCTCGGCCGGCGAGGCCGTCACCAAGACGATCTCGGTGCCGATCACCATCGTGACCAAGGAGAATGTCGAGCCGTATCGGGCCGTCTTCAAATGA